A stretch of Faecalibacterium duncaniae DNA encodes these proteins:
- a CDS encoding DNA topoisomerase 3 produces the protein MSFQLVIAEKPSVARSIAAVIGATEKQNGYWQGGGYLVSWCIGHLVSFAEAGQYDEKYCKWRYEDLPILPQPWQFIVPDEKKQQFEIVRSLLNRPDVDSVTAATDAGREGELIFRFVYQMAGCTKPVKRLWISSMEDAAIREGFANLRPDSDYDALYQSALCRAKADWLVGINATRLFSVLYHKTLTVGRVQTPTLKMLVDRDAKILRFQKEKYYTVGIQSGSLKADSERISDAEAANLLKEKCTGANAVCVSIRREKKTEQPPKLYDLTTLQREANRLFGFTAKQTLDYAQQLYEKKLLTYPRTDSQYLTEDMGRTAQHLVSDLLGLLPFAQGLALTAEVGRVLNSKKVSDHHAIIPTSEFVKQGFTGLAESECKLMNLVCSKLLCAVAAPHEYETVTAVFSCAGNEFAAKGKTVLVPGWKEIDQRFRSTLKTDGEEETETLNTLPELTEGQNFSVTTDISEHFTSPPKAYTEDTLLSAMERAGAEDMPEDKVNCSAGAREGGLGQAERKGLGTPATRAAILEKLVQIGFVQRKGKQLVPTKDGINLAVVLPESLTSPVLTAEWENRLTEIAKGNADPDEFMAEIEAQVRQLVKTYSCISADKQNLFQSERVIIGKCPRCSENVYEGKKNFYCGNRSCQFVMWKNDRFFEQRKKAFTPKIAAALLKNGKAKVKGLYSEKTGKTYDATVLLADTGGKYVNYRVERKE, from the coding sequence ATGAGTTTTCAGCTGGTGATTGCCGAAAAGCCCAGTGTGGCCCGTAGCATCGCCGCCGTGATCGGGGCCACTGAAAAGCAAAACGGCTATTGGCAGGGCGGCGGGTATCTGGTCAGCTGGTGCATCGGGCATCTGGTGTCCTTTGCCGAGGCGGGCCAGTACGATGAAAAATACTGTAAGTGGCGGTATGAGGATTTGCCCATCCTGCCCCAGCCGTGGCAGTTCATTGTCCCGGACGAAAAGAAACAGCAGTTTGAAATTGTGCGCTCTCTGCTCAACCGCCCGGATGTGGACAGTGTGACCGCCGCGACCGATGCAGGCCGGGAGGGAGAACTGATTTTCCGTTTCGTCTACCAAATGGCCGGCTGCACGAAACCCGTAAAGCGGCTCTGGATTTCCAGCATGGAGGATGCCGCTATCCGGGAGGGCTTTGCAAACCTGCGCCCGGATTCGGATTATGATGCTCTGTATCAATCGGCCCTCTGCCGTGCAAAGGCGGATTGGCTGGTGGGCATCAATGCAACGCGGCTGTTTTCGGTGCTGTACCACAAGACTCTGACCGTGGGCCGCGTACAGACACCGACATTGAAAATGCTGGTGGACCGGGATGCAAAAATCCTGCGCTTCCAGAAAGAAAAATATTACACGGTCGGTATCCAGTCCGGCAGCCTGAAAGCGGACAGTGAGCGAATTTCGGATGCAGAAGCCGCAAATTTGCTCAAAGAAAAATGCACGGGTGCAAATGCAGTCTGCGTATCCATTCGGCGTGAGAAAAAGACGGAACAGCCGCCCAAGCTCTATGACCTGACCACCTTGCAGCGGGAGGCAAACCGCCTGTTCGGTTTCACGGCCAAGCAGACCCTTGATTACGCTCAGCAGCTTTACGAAAAGAAACTGCTGACCTATCCCCGCACAGACAGCCAATATCTGACCGAGGACATGGGCCGGACGGCACAGCATCTTGTGTCTGACCTACTGGGGCTGCTGCCCTTTGCCCAAGGACTTGCGCTGACTGCGGAAGTAGGCCGGGTGCTGAACAGCAAAAAGGTATCGGACCACCACGCCATCATCCCCACGTCCGAATTTGTAAAGCAGGGTTTCACTGGTCTTGCCGAGAGTGAATGCAAGCTGATGAACCTTGTCTGCTCCAAGCTGCTCTGCGCCGTGGCTGCACCCCATGAGTACGAAACTGTGACTGCTGTGTTCTCCTGTGCAGGGAACGAGTTCGCCGCCAAGGGAAAGACCGTGCTTGTTCCCGGTTGGAAAGAGATCGACCAGAGGTTCCGCTCCACCCTGAAAACAGACGGCGAAGAAGAAACGGAAACCCTGAACACCCTGCCGGAACTGACCGAGGGACAGAACTTTTCCGTGACAACTGACATTTCGGAACATTTCACGTCCCCGCCAAAAGCCTACACCGAAGATACGCTCCTGTCGGCAATGGAGCGGGCAGGGGCCGAGGACATGCCGGAGGACAAGGTGAATTGCTCCGCAGGAGCAAGAGAGGGTGGCCTGGGCCAAGCGGAACGTAAGGGGCTGGGTACTCCCGCCACCCGTGCCGCGATTCTGGAAAAACTGGTGCAAATAGGCTTTGTGCAGCGCAAAGGCAAACAGCTTGTCCCCACCAAGGACGGCATCAATCTGGCGGTGGTTCTGCCGGAAAGCCTGACCTCTCCCGTCCTGACCGCCGAATGGGAAAATCGCCTGACCGAGATTGCCAAGGGCAATGCAGACCCGGACGAGTTCATGGCCGAAATTGAAGCGCAGGTGCGTCAGCTGGTCAAGACCTATTCTTGTATCAGTGCAGATAAGCAAAACCTGTTCCAGTCGGAACGGGTTATTATCGGCAAGTGTCCCCGGTGCAGTGAAAACGTCTATGAGGGCAAGAAAAACTTCTACTGCGGGAATCGTAGCTGTCAGTTCGTGATGTGGAAGAATGACCGCTTCTTTGAGCAGCGCAAAAAGGCGTTCACACCGAAGATCGCCGCTGCTCTGCTCAAAAACGGTAAGGCAAAGGTCAAGGGCCTCTATTCCGAAAAGACAGGCAAAACCTATGATGCAACGGTGCTTCTGGCAGATACGGGAGGCAAGTACGTCAATTACCGGGTAGAGCGCAAAGAGTAA